The genomic DNA ATTCTAACACTTTAGTAAGAAGGAAGTAGAGAACACTATATCCTTTTTATTCTTATATTGAAAATTAAGCTTTAATTTCACATGCATATTTATTTTATAAAAGTTATAATAAACGTATGCAGGTACCAAGCACAGTAAAAAATATACTCTTTATAGACATAGAAACTGTACCTTGTGTGGCTGATTATGAAAATTTGACGGCACCACAAAAATTACTATGGGGTAAAAAAGCTACCTTATTAGGAGCCACAGACACACAAGAAATTGGCAACCTTTTTTCAGAACGGGCAGGTGTTTATGCCGAGTTCGGAAAAGTAATAGTTATTGGATTAGGCCATATTACATTTGACATTTGTGGAGATCCTTCCTTACAGGTTCAAGCACTTAGCAGCCACAATGAAAAAGAGCTTTTAGGACAGCTTAGAAATATATTAGAAGAAAAGTATCAGCAAGAAAATATTAGACTTTGTGCACATAATGGGAAAGAATTTGATTTTCCTTATCTATGCAGACGTATGCTAGTAAATGGAATCAGTTTACCTACTGTACTAGACTGTGCAGGAAAGAAACCTTGGGAAGTTACTCATTTAGATACCATGGAAATGTGGAGATTTGGAGATAGAAAAAGTTTTACTTCTTTAGACCTACTTGCTAATTTATTTGGAGTCAATTCTAGCAAAACACTAATGGATGGGAGTGAGGTAAGCTACTTCTATTATGTAGAAAATGACTTGACACGCATAGCTAAATATTGTATGCAAGATGTAATAGTAACCTCCCAAATTTTCCTTAAATTAAATAATTGGCAAACTATTAAAGAAACAAATATTATCTTTGCCTAGGAAAAGGTTTACAAAAGCTTAAGTTAGATTTTGTAAACCTTGATAAAGGTGTTGAATAGACTGCTATTGCAAGGGTTTTTGAGGGGCTAAGCCCCTTTTTGCTTCAGATATACCAAGCTTAAAACACTAAATATATTATACGTTTTTATAAAAACGAAAATGGAGAGTAAAAAACTAATTGAGACATTTGCGGAATTTGCTAGATCTAAAAATGTAGATCGGCCTACGGTAATCAGAATCTTGGAAGAAGTATTCAAGGCAATGATTCATAAAAAGTTTGGAACAGATGATAATTTTGACATTATTATCAACCTAGACCAAGGCGACTTACAAATATGGCGCTTTAGAGAAGTGGTAGATGATAATTCTGAGGATATTTGGGACCATGATAAGATCAGCTTATCTGAAGCAAAGAAAATAGAAGAAGATTTTAATATTGGAGAAGAAGTATCAGAAGAAATTAGTGTAGATAGTTTTGGAAGACGAGCTATTACTGCTGCTAGACAAACACTTATCCAAAAAGTAAAAGATTTGGAAAAGGATGCTTTATACTTGAAATATACGCAACTTATTGGAGAAATGATTACTGTGGAAGTACATCAAATACTTCCTCAAGAAGTCATTTTAGTTGATGAAGAAAGAAAAGAGCTATTTTTGCCTAAATCAGAACAGATATTTAAGGATATCTTTAAAAAAGGTGAATATATAAGAGCTGTAGTACACCGAATAGACCTACAAAAAAGTACTCCTAAAGTTATTCTTTCTAGGACCTCCCCTATATTCTTAGAAAGGCTGTTTGAAAGTGAAGTTCCAGAAATTTTTGATGGTATCATAACTATTAAAAAAGTAGTACGTGAGCCTGGAGAAAGAGCAAAAGTCGCTGTAGAATCCCTAGATGATAGAATAGATCCTGTAGGCGCTTGTGTAGGCATCAAAGGTTCTAGAATACACAGTATTGTTAGAGAATTACAAAATGAAAATATTGATGTTATTAACTATACTGATAATTTAGAACTTTATATCAGTCGTGCTTTAAGCCCTGCGAAGATAAGTAGTATACAAATGAAAGGAGATAGAGTAGCTGTG from Candidatus Amoebophilus asiaticus 5a2 includes the following:
- a CDS encoding 3'-5' exonuclease, with the translated sequence MQVPSTVKNILFIDIETVPCVADYENLTAPQKLLWGKKATLLGATDTQEIGNLFSERAGVYAEFGKVIVIGLGHITFDICGDPSLQVQALSSHNEKELLGQLRNILEEKYQQENIRLCAHNGKEFDFPYLCRRMLVNGISLPTVLDCAGKKPWEVTHLDTMEMWRFGDRKSFTSLDLLANLFGVNSSKTLMDGSEVSYFYYVENDLTRIAKYCMQDVIVTSQIFLKLNNWQTIKETNIIFA
- the nusA gene encoding transcription termination factor NusA encodes the protein MESKKLIETFAEFARSKNVDRPTVIRILEEVFKAMIHKKFGTDDNFDIIINLDQGDLQIWRFREVVDDNSEDIWDHDKISLSEAKKIEEDFNIGEEVSEEISVDSFGRRAITAARQTLIQKVKDLEKDALYLKYTQLIGEMITVEVHQILPQEVILVDEERKELFLPKSEQIFKDIFKKGEYIRAVVHRIDLQKSTPKVILSRTSPIFLERLFESEVPEIFDGIITIKKVVREPGERAKVAVESLDDRIDPVGACVGIKGSRIHSIVRELQNENIDVINYTDNLELYISRALSPAKISSIQMKGDRVAVYLKPDQVSLAIGKGGQNIKLASRLVDREIDVYREVDSIGEDVNLEEFADEIEPWIIDELKKTGLDSAKSVLAIPKEDLERRTDLEKETIDELYRVLKQEFEE